In Kwoniella newhampshirensis strain CBS 13917 chromosome 4, whole genome shotgun sequence, one DNA window encodes the following:
- a CDS encoding histone H4: protein MSGRGKGGKGLGKGGAKRHRKVLRDNIQGITKPAIRRLARRGGVKRISGLIYEETRGVLKIFLENVIRDSVTYTEHAKRKTVTSLDVVYALKRQGRTLYGFGA from the exons ATGTCTGGTCGAGGAAAAGGTGGTAAAGGTCTGGGCAAGGGTGGTGCCAAGCGACACAGGAAGGTGCTTCGAGACAACATCCA GGGTATCACCAAGCCCGCTATCCGTCGTCTCGCCCGACGAGGTGGTGTCAAGCGAATCTCCGGTTTGATCTACGAGGAGACCCGAGGTGTCCTCAAGATCTTCCTTGAGAACGTCATCCGAGACTCGGTCACCTACACCGAGCACGCCAAGAGGAAGACTG TCACTTCCCTCGATGTCGTCTACGCTCTCAAGAGACAAGGCCGAACCCTTTACGGTTTCGGTGCTTAA
- a CDS encoding mitochondrial 54S ribosomal protein uL5m: protein MSSAPLRTMAPSASRTSALRRSVVLPSITRPASSSSSSSPKKSSSNASIAPTPLEEWTLPRIHLGPTHTSRYSQHYNTTLASDLMYMTYSHRLSQRPAKPAPVEPSLTPYEANRPRPPIMRGNRALRTKTTQITSDSVPKLESVIIHTMVKEAIGNKSALLSAIAAFRAISGETPNGGGRSGSSGVEVIVAKKSAAAWKLRAGMPVSVKVELKGEAMYDFIQSLVDFVLPRLRDFPGIPLPPASTPKNSPASLTGVVSFGFGPTAMSFFPQIESNTDAYPKLHGFHVYFKTNLRGENAHEHARALVSGFRIPFHRR, encoded by the coding sequence ATGTCGTCCGCACCTCTACGGACGATGGCCCCCTCGGCATCTCGGACTTCTGCTTTACGTCGGTCTGTTGTCCTCCCTTCAATCACACGACCGgcgtcctcatcttcctcttcatcaccaaAAAAGTCGTCATCAAACGCTTCTATCGCCCCTACTCCGCTGGAGGAATGGACCCTCCCTCGGATCCATCTCGGACCTACCCATACATCTCGATACTCTCAACACTACAACACGACCCTTGCCTCCGACCTCATGTACATGACATACTCTCATCGACTTTCCCAACGACCTGCCAAACCCGCTCCCGTCGAGCCGTCGCTCACACCGTACGAAGCGAAccgacctcgaccacctATCATGCGAGGAAACCGTGCTCTGAGGACGAAGACCACACAAATTACTTCTGATTCTGTGCCGAAGCTCGAGTCCGTCATCATTCACACCATGGTGAAAGAAGCGATCGGTAACAAATCAGCCCTATTATCTGCCATCGCTGCCTTCCGAGCGATCTCTGGTGAGACGCCCAACGGAGGAGGGCGAAGTGGTTCTTCGGGTGTAGAGGTGATCGTCGCCAAGAAATCAGCGGCAGCTTGGAAATTGAGAGCGGGCATGCCTGTCTCCGTCAAAGTCGAATTGAAAGGAGAAGCGATGTACGATTTCATCCAGTCTCTCGTCGACTTTGTCCTTCCCAGATTACGAGATTTCCCAGGTATACCTTTACCACCAGCTTCGACGCCGAAGAACTCGCCGGCGAGCTTGACGGGTGTGGTCAGCTTCGGGTTCGGGCCGACAGCTATGAGCTTCTTCCCGCAGATCGAATCGAATACAGATGCGTATCCGAAATTACACGGTTTCCACGTTTACTTCAAGACGAAtttgagaggagagaacgCGCATGAGCATGCCAGAGCGCTTGTCAGTGGATTCAGAATACCGTTCCATCGACGATAA